The DNA segment TAATTCCGGCTGCTGTTCCAAGCAGGAGTGCCTTGACGAGTTTCTCCATATATCTTCGAAAGTGTGCTTACTTGTTCATTTTGAAGTCAACTTTAACCTTGAACATCTTGTCTGCGGGGAGATTCAGAATCTTGACTCCGGTTTTTTCGGTGATGCCATTAAGGATGGATTCGACCGCGTCCATATTCGGTGCGATGAGGGCGAACCAGATGTTGAATTCGTTTTCGCGCAAGTAGTTGTGCGTCACGCCATCATGTTGGTTGACCTCAGCAATGAACTCTTCAATTTTTTCCTGAGGAACCGAAGCTGCGCACAAGGTCGATTGCCAGCCCAATGTTTTGGACGTGAAATTGGCTCCCATGCGTCGAATAATGCCTGCCTCTTTTAAATCTCTGACTCGTTTCAGGACATCTTCCTCAGATAGTCCAACCTGTTTCCCCACCTCTTCATAGGGGCGAGAAGCAAGGGGAAAATGGGACTGGATGATGTCGAGTATCTGCTTATCGTAATTATCCATATTACTTCTTTGGCTTTTTTTTCGGTGTATAGGAACAGAGAGGCTCTTCTTTAAGGTAGTGTCCTTTCATGGTTTGCGCACGAGCGCGGCACCCGCCACAGACTTTTTCATATTCACAGTAACCGCATTTTCCATCATACACATCGGGGTTGCGTAAGTTCTTGAATTGCTGGGATTGTTTCCAGATGTCCGGGAAAGGCGTTTCCCGGACATTTCCACAGTCCAGTTCCAGATACCCACAAGGTTGTACCTGGCCTCTGTGTGAAATGAAGCAAAAACCGACGCCGCCGAGACAGCCTCGGCTAACCGCGTCCAGCCCGAAATTCTGAAAGTCCACGGGGGTTCCGTCTTCCTTGGCCCTTTGCCGGAGAATCCGGTGATAATGCGGTGCACATGTTGCTTTGAGTTGCATGTTGGTGGTCTTGCGAAAATCATAGAACCAGTTGAGGACTTCTTCATATTGTCCCGCAGTAATGACCTCGGTTCCGAGTTCGACCGCTCTTCCTGTGGGAACCAGGAGGAATATATGCCAAGCGGAAGCACCGAGATCTTCGCATAAATTGAAGATATTTTTGAAGAGATGCAGATTGTTTTTGGTTACAGTCGTGTTGATCTGAAACTCGATACCTGCGTCCTTCAAATATTGAATTCCGCGCATGGAAGCATCAAATGCGCCAAGTTCACCCCGAAATTCATCGTGTTGCACTGCTTCAGGGGCGTCGATTGAGATCGAGCATCGTTCAATCCCGGCGGCTTTCATTTTTTGGGCAGTCTCCGGTGTGATCAATGTTCCATTGGGAGCCATGACACAGCGCAGTCCCTTGGTTTTGGCATACTCGATCAGCTCGTATACATCATGACGCATCATGGGTTCGCCGCCGGTGAAGATGATGATCGGGTTGCCTACATCTGGAAATGTATCGATCAATGCTTTTGCTTCCTTGGTGGAAAGCTCCCCGTCGTATGGTTCCGGGTGCGCCTCGGCCCGGCAGTGTTTGCAGGCCAGATTGCAGGACCGGGTGACTTCCCAGGCAACAAGTCTGCATATGGGAGTTGTTCCGTCGTCCAGAAATCGTTTGGGTGCGGATTCTGCGCCAGGGTGCGTCTTACCATGTGGATGACTACCGGGATGGCCTCCGGGATGTCCCTCTGGAGGGCAGCCACCGGAATGACCGTCGCCAGGATGTCCTTTGTGTTCACTCATGATTATCTTTTCAGCGTCTTCAAGACGTCTTCGGTAAAATAGGTAAGAATAAGATCGGCTCCAGCGCGTTTGAAAGCAACAAGAGCTTCCATAACCACGCCTTCTTCATCGATCCAACCATTTTGGGCTGCGGCCTTGATCATGGAATATTCACCACTGACCTGATAGGCCGCGACTGGGGTGTCAAAGTTGTCACGGACCTGCCTGAGGATATCCAGGTACGGCATACCGGGTTTGACCATGAGAATATCCGCGCCTTCTTCAAGGTCTGCTACGGCTTCACGCATGGCTTCTCTGCTATTGGGCGGGTCCATCTGATATGTCTTGCGGTCGCCGAACTGGGGTGAGGATTCAGCTGCTTCGCGAAAAGGTCCATAGAAGGATGATGCATATTTCACCGCGTAAGACATGATTGGGGTATTGATAAAGCCAGCATCATCCAGAGCGGCACGTATTGCTGCCACACGGCCATCCATCATGTCGGATGGAGCGACGATGTCTGCCCCGGCCCGAGCCTGGGCCACAGCCGTTTTGGCCAGAAGATTCAATGTGGGATCATTAACGACATAGTCATTTTTGACAATGCCGCAATGGCCATGAGATGTATACTCACACAGGCACGTATCTGCACAGACGACAAGTTCCGGCCAGGTATCCTTGAGCATACGGATGGCTTTTTGAACAATCCCGGCATCGTCGTATGCTTGTGAACCCACTGCATCCTTTTCTGCTGGTATGCCAAAAAGAATGCAGGATTTTAAGCCGTTTTCTACGGCTTCTCCGACTTTCTTCTTCAGCTGTTCGAGTGACAACTGATATTGACCGGGCATAGATGATATTTCTTTCATGAAAGAAACGTCATCTGTTTCGGCAACAAAGTAAGGCATGATCAAATCATTGGCGGTGATCTCATTTTCGCGGACAAGCTGACGCAGGGTCAGGCTGTTGCGAAGTCTGCGACCACGGAAAAAATCAGTAGGAATCATGGTTGCTCCATTCAAGAGATTTACTGTGAAGTCATCTGTACCTGTTTTTGCGAATCTCGCCAATCAAGTGCATGATTTTTCATTCCGGCACAAAAAAGGCCGCTCAGGGGCAGCGACGAGGAGTTCGTCATACCTGGCGGCATGGACCAAAAGAGTGGAAAGGCGGCCGGGAAGCTTCAGGTGAAGCTCCT comes from the Pseudodesulfovibrio piezophilus C1TLV30 genome and includes:
- the ahbD gene encoding heme b synthase → MSEHKGHPGDGHSGGCPPEGHPGGHPGSHPHGKTHPGAESAPKRFLDDGTTPICRLVAWEVTRSCNLACKHCRAEAHPEPYDGELSTKEAKALIDTFPDVGNPIIIFTGGEPMMRHDVYELIEYAKTKGLRCVMAPNGTLITPETAQKMKAAGIERCSISIDAPEAVQHDEFRGELGAFDASMRGIQYLKDAGIEFQINTTVTKNNLHLFKNIFNLCEDLGASAWHIFLLVPTGRAVELGTEVITAGQYEEVLNWFYDFRKTTNMQLKATCAPHYHRILRQRAKEDGTPVDFQNFGLDAVSRGCLGGVGFCFISHRGQVQPCGYLELDCGNVRETPFPDIWKQSQQFKNLRNPDVYDGKCGYCEYEKVCGGCRARAQTMKGHYLKEEPLCSYTPKKKPKK
- the ahbA gene encoding siroheme decarboxylase subunit alpha; protein product: MDNYDKQILDIIQSHFPLASRPYEEVGKQVGLSEEDVLKRVRDLKEAGIIRRMGANFTSKTLGWQSTLCAASVPQEKIEEFIAEVNQHDGVTHNYLRENEFNIWFALIAPNMDAVESILNGITEKTGVKILNLPADKMFKVKVDFKMNK
- the hemB gene encoding porphobilinogen synthase, whose product is MIPTDFFRGRRLRNSLTLRQLVRENEITANDLIMPYFVAETDDVSFMKEISSMPGQYQLSLEQLKKKVGEAVENGLKSCILFGIPAEKDAVGSQAYDDAGIVQKAIRMLKDTWPELVVCADTCLCEYTSHGHCGIVKNDYVVNDPTLNLLAKTAVAQARAGADIVAPSDMMDGRVAAIRAALDDAGFINTPIMSYAVKYASSFYGPFREAAESSPQFGDRKTYQMDPPNSREAMREAVADLEEGADILMVKPGMPYLDILRQVRDNFDTPVAAYQVSGEYSMIKAAAQNGWIDEEGVVMEALVAFKRAGADLILTYFTEDVLKTLKR